One genomic region from Candidatus Binataceae bacterium encodes:
- a CDS encoding DUF507 family protein — protein MPIRESEIDALAHALIEGLIAHGQLVLKAPVQDVIACVVELFSDNFEIEAKLDEEAERMAETQARQHPGVDATRLRTLIKQRLAEQKGFTL, from the coding sequence GTGCCGATTAGAGAGTCTGAAATCGACGCTCTGGCTCACGCCTTGATCGAGGGGTTGATTGCCCACGGGCAACTCGTTTTGAAAGCCCCAGTGCAAGATGTCATTGCCTGCGTGGTCGAACTTTTCTCCGACAACTTCGAGATCGAAGCCAAGCTGGACGAGGAGGCCGAGCGGATGGCCGAGACTCAGGCTCGCCAGCATCCGGGCGTCGACGCCACCCGGCTGCGCACGCTCATCAAGCAGCGCCTAGCCGAACAAAAGGGGTTTACCCTGTAG
- a CDS encoding DUF507 family protein codes for MKLSEARMLFLVREALTRLRDEGLAEIPNFSLALRRGREIVGQWAERGDQLDAVVRRKIASLRRGVVEGSSEWQILYRRYREEEQRKKGPR; via the coding sequence ATGAAGCTGAGCGAAGCGCGGATGCTGTTTTTAGTTCGTGAAGCCCTTACCCGCTTGCGCGACGAAGGCTTGGCCGAGATTCCTAATTTCTCCCTGGCCCTGCGCCGGGGGCGTGAAATAGTGGGTCAATGGGCCGAGCGTGGCGACCAGCTTGATGCCGTGGTCCGGCGCAAAATCGCCTCCCTGCGCCGCGGCGTGGTCGAGGGCAGCAGCGAATGGCAAATTCTCTATCGCCGCTACCGTGAGGAAGAGCAACGCAAAAAAGGGCCGCGCTGA
- a CDS encoding SDR family oxidoreductase — protein sequence MFPAAQNSAEGKVALITGAGRGIGRALALRLGESGFKLALAARSAEELAETRRLSGLAPADSLIVLLDLAQNDAAQALLQTTVERYGRIDVLVNNAGWAPARQPLVKTSESDVDRILAVNLRAPIALARLAAIQMIAQGAGTIVNIASAAGRQPRGGEAVYAAAKAGLIAFSHACFEEWRKHGVRVAVVLPGLVDTALVPPNKRLNRSAMLRPDQVATAVAQIIASPPGLWPLEVTVLPQHDPLA from the coding sequence ATGTTTCCAGCAGCTCAAAACTCAGCAGAGGGCAAAGTTGCCCTGATCACAGGTGCTGGACGCGGGATCGGGCGCGCGCTTGCACTGAGGCTGGGCGAAAGCGGTTTCAAGCTGGCGCTAGCCGCGCGCAGCGCCGAAGAGCTGGCTGAAACTCGCCGCTTAAGCGGCCTTGCGCCGGCCGACTCGCTGATCGTGTTGCTCGACTTGGCGCAAAATGACGCGGCCCAGGCGTTGCTTCAGACCACGGTGGAACGCTACGGGCGGATTGACGTGCTGGTCAACAACGCCGGCTGGGCCCCTGCACGCCAGCCGTTGGTCAAAACCAGTGAAAGCGATGTCGACCGGATACTGGCCGTCAATCTCCGCGCCCCCATCGCACTAGCGCGCCTGGCCGCGATTCAAATGATCGCTCAAGGAGCGGGGACAATCGTCAATATTGCTTCCGCAGCCGGCCGCCAACCACGCGGCGGTGAGGCGGTCTATGCGGCGGCCAAAGCTGGTCTCATCGCCTTCAGCCATGCCTGCTTCGAGGAATGGCGCAAGCATGGCGTGCGTGTGGCGGTGGTGCTCCCTGGTCTGGTCGATACCGCCCTGGTTCCACCCAACAAGCGACTCAACCGCTCGGCGATGCTGCGCCCCGACCAGGTCGCCACGGCGGTGGCGCAGATAATCGCTAGTCCGCCTGGGCTGTGGCCGCTGGAGGTTACCGTCCTACCCCAACACGATCCGTTGGCATGA
- a CDS encoding DUF1499 domain-containing protein: MAKPRPRSAQRRRASTRPQRYSRHGLLLTAAGALGLLLSAAAGAIALNNVALLAPPGLRARLSRYLWRNWAATSVRGASLAACDQLAPRASGRRAARASLTRALSPLTPSGPRFPELVQRGFPGLTPDQLFALSRQTVQNLGGWRLVGVDSASRTLQCTYSSRLLGLVDDIKIVVLPDSEIALCSRSRHLLPDFGANLGHIQEFYAALSQPVEQAYVSQAQILQQRLRASGWR, encoded by the coding sequence GTGGCAAAGCCTAGGCCGCGCTCCGCCCAGCGCCGGCGGGCGAGCACCCGCCCCCAGCGATACAGCCGTCACGGCCTGTTATTGACCGCAGCCGGAGCACTGGGCCTGCTGTTGAGCGCCGCCGCCGGTGCGATCGCGCTCAACAATGTGGCATTGCTGGCGCCGCCGGGCCTGCGCGCCCGCTTGAGCCGCTACCTGTGGCGCAACTGGGCCGCGACCAGCGTGCGAGGCGCGAGCTTGGCGGCGTGTGATCAGCTCGCGCCCCGCGCCAGTGGCCGGCGCGCGGCGCGAGCATCGTTAACACGCGCCCTTTCGCCCCTCACGCCCTCTGGCCCGCGCTTTCCAGAACTCGTTCAACGCGGCTTTCCGGGCCTTACCCCGGATCAACTCTTTGCGCTCAGCCGCCAGACCGTTCAAAATCTTGGCGGATGGCGTTTGGTGGGCGTTGATTCCGCTTCCCGCACGCTGCAATGTACCTATAGCTCACGCCTGCTGGGACTGGTTGACGACATCAAAATCGTAGTTTTGCCCGACAGCGAGATCGCCTTATGCTCGCGCTCGCGACATCTCTTGCCCGACTTCGGCGCCAACCTGGGTCATATCCAGGAGTTTTACGCGGCCCTGAGCCAACCCGTCGAGCAGGCCTATGTCAGCCAAGCTCAAATCCTCCAGCAACGCTTACGCGCCAGCGGGTGGCGCTGA
- a CDS encoding sugar phosphate nucleotidyltransferase, with protein MSEADGARRAASASALIIAGGQGTRFWPASRRLRPKPLFSLDGKTTLLADTIGRLPPLIARERIFVLIPAQQVQPFAAALAGAIPAQNLLIEPQPRGTAVAIAYGCALIKQRMGEGVVAVMPADHFIEPANRFRATLARAIAIAARRQAIVVIGVPPTRPDTGYGYQEAGVPIAGGYRVKRFVEKPAAALARKMVYSGRFLWNAGIFVMSQESLDAELAVQVPRLAAACKRLVKQQQGWERSYAGLKFDSFDYELLEKSAHVIGVRANFRWDDVGSWNGLWETQRGRDGNALLGQVLALDSTQVLARANGRLMVLLGVKDLIAIDTDDALLIAHRERTQEVRRVIEELKRRGLAAYL; from the coding sequence GTGAGCGAGGCGGATGGGGCGCGGAGAGCCGCGTCCGCCAGCGCCCTGATAATCGCCGGCGGGCAGGGCACTCGGTTCTGGCCGGCCAGCCGCCGCCTGCGTCCCAAACCGCTGTTCAGCCTGGACGGCAAAACCACTTTGCTGGCCGATACCATCGGTCGCCTGCCGCCGCTGATCGCCCGGGAGCGGATTTTTGTCCTGATTCCCGCACAACAGGTGCAGCCCTTTGCGGCGGCGCTGGCGGGAGCGATTCCAGCGCAAAACCTGCTGATTGAACCGCAACCGCGCGGCACCGCGGTAGCGATCGCCTACGGCTGTGCCTTGATCAAGCAGCGTATGGGCGAGGGGGTGGTGGCGGTGATGCCGGCTGATCACTTCATTGAACCCGCCAACCGTTTTCGCGCCACCTTGGCGCGCGCGATCGCGATTGCTGCGCGCCGGCAAGCGATCGTGGTGATCGGCGTGCCACCCACGCGACCCGATACGGGATATGGCTATCAGGAAGCCGGAGTACCGATTGCGGGTGGCTACCGCGTCAAGCGCTTCGTCGAGAAGCCGGCTGCGGCACTCGCCCGCAAAATGGTCTATTCAGGCCGATTCTTGTGGAATGCCGGAATCTTCGTGATGAGCCAGGAAAGCCTGGACGCCGAGTTGGCGGTGCAGGTGCCGCGGCTGGCGGCCGCGTGCAAGCGGTTGGTCAAGCAGCAGCAAGGATGGGAGCGGAGCTACGCCGGGCTTAAGTTCGATTCCTTCGATTATGAGCTCTTGGAGAAGAGTGCGCACGTGATTGGAGTACGGGCGAATTTTCGCTGGGATGACGTCGGGAGCTGGAACGGGTTGTGGGAAACCCAGCGCGGTCGCGATGGCAACGCCTTGCTGGGACAAGTTCTGGCGCTGGACTCGACTCAGGTGCTGGCGCGCGCCAACGGCCGCCTAATGGTCCTGCTGGGGGTAAAAGACCTGATCGCGATCGATACCGATGACGCCCTACTGATCGCCCATCGCGAACGCACCCAGGAGGTGCGCCGGGTGATCGAAGAACTCAAGCGGCGCGGTCTGGCGGCATATCTCTAG
- a CDS encoding cytochrome c oxidase assembly protein, with product MLYWRGWRRLSRQLPMHFPPWRLGCFMAGLTLLLLAIGSPLAALDNLLLADHMLQHLLLMFAAPGLIVLGAPINPLMRGLPAGVARDALGPFLKSPGLRRCGRALTHPATCWLVLLLVNWGWHLPFAYQAALRYPAWHGVEHGCFFAAGLLFWWPVVQPWPSKSRWPRWSVVPYLLLAGFQNSLLAAILTLSGRVIYPYYDSVPRLWGISALSDQVIAGAIMWVPASLFFLLPAVGAVYNLLSPRALAATHYRRPSPMERASPEPFDLLRVPVLGALLRTNYPRRAVQGLMLLLAVGVVADGWWGPAMAPMNLAGVLPWTYWRGLLMVGLLVAGNLFCFACPFTLPRELAARVRPRGWRWPRRLRTKWIALGLLVVFFFTYELLSLWNRPGATAGLIIAYFVSAFTVDLLFSGASFCKYLCPIGNFQFAQALASPLEVRVRAPQRCTTCATHDCLRGNPSHRGCELELYLPRKVGNLDCTFCLDCVRACPHDNIGILLHPPGQNLLNDPFRSSLGRLSMRPDIVALALVVTFGAFANAAAMVGPINRLELKLDRVFGIHSLLPASALLLALGMVVVPTLAYRLAGRRQSTVQRRRMALALIPLGLAMWTAHFCFHLGAGLASGWPVMQRVLANLALKLGPGWFGPPQWQGMAPAIGLHTLHAVDLVLLDLGLLTSLYLIWRLTEAQSAPARAVLTRMMPWAVLALALYLAGTWIVMAPMQMRGMLMGTSAGATLDLRSDGGRR from the coding sequence ATGCTTTACTGGCGCGGTTGGCGGCGCCTTTCGCGCCAGCTACCAATGCATTTTCCGCCCTGGCGGCTGGGTTGCTTCATGGCCGGGCTGACACTGCTTCTGCTCGCTATCGGCTCGCCGTTAGCGGCTCTGGACAATCTGCTACTGGCTGACCACATGCTCCAGCATCTGTTGCTCATGTTCGCCGCTCCAGGCTTGATTGTGCTGGGCGCGCCGATCAATCCGCTTATGCGTGGCTTGCCGGCTGGCGTGGCTCGCGACGCCCTCGGTCCGTTTTTGAAGTCTCCCGGGTTGCGCCGTTGCGGGCGTGCGCTAACCCATCCCGCTACCTGTTGGCTGGTGCTGCTGCTGGTCAACTGGGGCTGGCATCTCCCTTTCGCTTATCAGGCTGCGCTCCGCTATCCGGCTTGGCACGGCGTAGAACATGGCTGTTTCTTTGCGGCCGGCTTGCTGTTCTGGTGGCCGGTCGTACAACCTTGGCCGAGCAAGTCGCGATGGCCGCGCTGGAGCGTGGTTCCCTATCTACTACTGGCGGGATTCCAGAACTCGCTGCTGGCGGCGATTCTGACCTTGTCCGGGCGCGTCATCTACCCCTACTACGACTCGGTCCCTCGGCTGTGGGGGATATCGGCCCTGTCGGACCAGGTGATCGCGGGCGCGATCATGTGGGTTCCGGCCTCCCTCTTTTTCTTGCTTCCCGCGGTCGGTGCGGTATACAACCTGCTTTCGCCACGCGCCCTGGCGGCGACCCATTATCGCCGGCCATCGCCAATGGAAAGGGCGAGTCCCGAACCGTTCGACCTGTTGCGAGTTCCCGTCCTGGGCGCGCTGTTACGAACCAATTATCCGCGCCGAGCGGTGCAAGGACTGATGCTGCTGTTGGCGGTCGGGGTGGTCGCCGACGGGTGGTGGGGCCCCGCGATGGCACCGATGAACCTGGCCGGTGTGCTGCCTTGGACTTACTGGCGTGGGCTGCTAATGGTCGGTTTGCTGGTGGCCGGCAATCTGTTTTGTTTCGCCTGCCCGTTCACCCTACCGCGGGAATTAGCCGCCCGAGTCCGCCCTCGAGGCTGGCGCTGGCCGCGTCGGCTGCGGACCAAGTGGATCGCGCTTGGGCTGCTGGTGGTTTTTTTCTTCACTTATGAATTACTTTCACTGTGGAACCGCCCGGGTGCGACCGCCGGATTGATAATCGCCTACTTTGTCAGCGCCTTTACGGTTGACCTGCTCTTTTCCGGCGCCAGCTTTTGCAAATACCTCTGTCCGATCGGCAACTTCCAATTCGCCCAAGCGCTGGCCTCGCCGCTGGAAGTGCGGGTGCGCGCGCCCCAGCGCTGCACCACTTGCGCCACCCACGATTGTTTGCGCGGTAACCCAAGCCATCGCGGATGCGAGCTGGAGCTCTACTTGCCGCGCAAAGTGGGCAATCTGGACTGTACTTTTTGCCTGGACTGCGTGCGCGCCTGCCCCCACGACAACATCGGCATCCTGCTTCATCCACCCGGCCAAAATCTGCTGAATGACCCCTTTCGCAGCTCGCTTGGGCGGTTGTCGATGCGCCCCGATATCGTTGCGCTGGCCTTGGTGGTAACCTTCGGCGCTTTTGCCAATGCCGCCGCGATGGTCGGGCCGATTAACCGGCTTGAACTCAAGCTCGATCGCGTCTTCGGTATCCACTCGCTCTTACCAGCTAGCGCGCTCCTATTAGCACTTGGGATGGTTGTAGTACCTACTCTGGCCTATCGCCTGGCGGGAAGGCGTCAGAGCACGGTACAGCGCCGCCGCATGGCGCTGGCGCTGATTCCGCTGGGGTTGGCGATGTGGACGGCCCATTTTTGCTTCCATCTCGGCGCTGGTCTGGCGAGCGGGTGGCCGGTGATGCAGCGGGTCCTGGCCAATCTTGCACTGAAGCTTGGGCCGGGCTGGTTTGGACCACCGCAGTGGCAGGGAATGGCGCCGGCGATCGGTCTGCACACCCTTCACGCCGTGGACCTTGTCCTACTCGATCTCGGTTTGCTGACCTCGCTTTATCTGATCTGGCGGCTAACCGAGGCTCAAAGCGCACCTGCGCGCGCCGTCCTGACGCGGATGATGCCTTGGGCAGTGCTGGCCCTCGCACTGTACCTTGCCGGAACCTGGATCGTGATGGCGCCGATGCAGATGCGGGGAATGCTCATGGGTACTTCGGCCGGCGCGACCCTCGACCTGAGAAGCGATGGCGGGCGGCGCTAG
- a CDS encoding acetate uptake transporter, with amino-acid sequence MLTPGKDKGIANPFPLGLACLGITTFLLGFAVLFQSPTGWMPYFGEAVLIGGVGELLAGMWSFAYGNTMGATLFSYVGVLYAWFGLINAPNLAAFGMLSSSATIRASASISIGMVLLVSGVIIAYLWVASFAESATLNGTLLFLWLSWVLLGIAHFGPYGLVGIAGGAAAILSSLGAAYGSFAEAFNEAYRSEVMPVGLIPSVRDRAENEEYERIRRLHAEGLRAGPTPSTIQPHTDLHA; translated from the coding sequence ATGCTGACGCCGGGCAAAGATAAAGGAATCGCCAACCCGTTTCCATTGGGGCTGGCCTGTCTTGGAATCACTACTTTCTTGTTGGGTTTTGCCGTTCTGTTTCAATCGCCGACGGGCTGGATGCCATATTTCGGCGAGGCCGTCCTTATCGGCGGCGTCGGTGAGTTGTTGGCTGGAATGTGGAGCTTTGCTTATGGCAATACGATGGGCGCGACCCTCTTTTCCTACGTTGGCGTCCTTTATGCCTGGTTCGGGCTGATTAACGCCCCTAACTTGGCGGCCTTCGGCATGCTCTCCTCCAGCGCCACCATCCGCGCCAGCGCCTCGATTTCCATCGGCATGGTATTGTTGGTCTCGGGTGTGATTATCGCCTATTTGTGGGTGGCTTCCTTCGCTGAATCGGCCACCCTCAACGGCACCCTGCTGTTTTTGTGGCTGTCGTGGGTGTTGCTGGGAATCGCACACTTTGGCCCGTATGGCTTGGTGGGGATCGCAGGCGGCGCCGCCGCCATCTTAAGCTCGCTGGGCGCTGCTTACGGGTCGTTCGCCGAGGCCTTCAACGAGGCGTATCGCAGTGAGGTGATGCCGGTGGGGCTGATCCCTTCGGTGCGCGATCGCGCAGAGAACGAGGAGTACGAGCGCATTCGACGGCTGCATGCCGAAGGGCTACGCGCCGGACCGACGCCGTCCACGATCCAGCCTCATACCGATCTGCACGCCTGA
- a CDS encoding adenosine-specific kinase, whose protein sequence is MELKVISIGKPVDVNCIIGQAHFIKTVEDLYEALVQSVPEIKFGVAFNEASGPCLVRHTGTDPQLETCAVEAAQAIGAGHLFVVMLARAFPVNVLNAVKAVAEVCTVFCASANSLQVVVACEGEGRGVLGIIDGSAPKGVEGEADRAQRHGLLRRFGYKQ, encoded by the coding sequence ATGGAACTCAAGGTTATCTCAATTGGCAAGCCCGTCGATGTCAATTGCATCATTGGGCAAGCCCATTTCATCAAGACCGTTGAAGACCTTTACGAAGCGCTGGTGCAATCCGTACCAGAGATAAAGTTCGGGGTGGCCTTCAACGAAGCCTCGGGCCCCTGCCTTGTCCGGCATACCGGGACTGACCCCCAACTGGAAACTTGCGCGGTCGAGGCGGCCCAGGCCATCGGGGCCGGGCACCTGTTCGTGGTAATGCTGGCGCGGGCCTTTCCGGTTAACGTACTTAATGCTGTGAAAGCGGTGGCGGAAGTTTGCACAGTCTTCTGCGCCAGCGCTAATTCGCTCCAGGTAGTAGTTGCGTGCGAAGGGGAGGGTCGGGGCGTGCTCGGCATTATCGACGGCAGCGCACCCAAGGGGGTCGAAGGCGAGGCGGATCGCGCCCAGCGGCACGGCTTGCTGCGCCGCTTCGGCTACAAGCAGTAA
- a CDS encoding phosphomannomutase/phosphoglucomutase: MNLQVFREYDIRGVVEEDFDDSFVVDLGRAYATLLHRAGKKTITVGRDCRLSSDRLRDLLLEGLLPAGIDAVDIGVVPTPLLYFSMVHWQMDGGVMITGSHNAAEYNGFKLGVGSSTIFGEEIQEVARIMQRRDFLTGGQRGRLHARPVLPDYRDYIRSQFKFSRPLTVAVDGGNGCGGVVAVPLMRELGFTTVDLYIEMDGRFPHHHPDPTVEDNMQDLIKAVRGSHTDVGIAYDGDADRIGAVDENGRIIWGDELLILFERAILAQQPGATIIGEVKCSQRLYDDIARRGGRPIMWKTGHSLLKSKLKEEHAALAGEMSGHMFFADRYYGFDDAIYASFRLLEIIDRAGCGIGKLLADLPAMANTPEIRVDCPDERKFEVVRKLADFFRPRYEVNDIDGLRVKVDGGWGLVRASNTQPALVLRFEAPNQVELERIRTLFEQQLKQQGVM, translated from the coding sequence ATGAATCTACAAGTATTCAGGGAATATGACATCCGAGGCGTGGTCGAGGAAGACTTCGACGATAGCTTTGTGGTCGATTTGGGGCGCGCTTATGCCACGCTTTTGCATCGCGCCGGTAAAAAGACCATCACGGTAGGACGCGATTGCAGGTTATCTTCGGACCGCCTGCGCGATCTACTGCTGGAGGGATTGTTGCCGGCCGGAATCGACGCGGTGGATATCGGCGTGGTGCCGACCCCGCTGCTGTACTTTTCGATGGTGCATTGGCAAATGGATGGCGGGGTGATGATCACCGGCAGCCACAACGCCGCCGAATACAATGGCTTCAAGTTAGGGGTGGGCAGCTCGACCATTTTTGGCGAGGAAATCCAAGAAGTTGCCCGGATTATGCAGCGGCGCGATTTTCTTACTGGAGGCCAGCGGGGACGGTTGCACGCGCGCCCGGTTTTGCCCGACTACCGCGACTACATCCGGAGTCAGTTTAAATTCTCGCGCCCCTTGACCGTGGCGGTAGACGGGGGCAACGGATGTGGCGGGGTGGTGGCAGTACCGCTGATGCGCGAACTGGGGTTCACGACGGTTGATCTGTATATCGAGATGGACGGCCGTTTCCCCCATCATCATCCCGACCCCACGGTCGAAGACAATATGCAGGACCTGATTAAGGCGGTGCGCGGGTCCCACACCGACGTTGGGATTGCCTACGACGGCGATGCCGATCGAATTGGGGCGGTGGACGAGAACGGCCGTATTATCTGGGGCGACGAGCTGCTGATTCTTTTTGAGCGGGCGATTTTGGCCCAGCAGCCCGGGGCGACGATTATCGGCGAAGTAAAATGCTCGCAGCGGCTATATGACGACATCGCCCGGCGCGGCGGGCGGCCAATAATGTGGAAAACCGGCCATTCCTTGCTCAAGAGCAAGCTCAAGGAGGAGCATGCGGCGCTAGCGGGCGAGATGAGCGGCCACATGTTCTTTGCCGATCGTTACTACGGCTTTGACGACGCGATCTACGCCTCGTTTCGCTTGCTGGAGATAATCGATCGTGCCGGATGCGGAATCGGCAAGCTGCTGGCCGACTTGCCCGCGATGGCGAACACGCCTGAGATCCGGGTGGATTGTCCCGATGAGCGCAAATTTGAGGTGGTGCGCAAGCTGGCCGACTTTTTCCGCCCGCGCTACGAGGTCAACGATATTGATGGCTTGCGGGTGAAGGTCGATGGCGGCTGGGGGCTGGTGCGGGCCTCCAATACGCAGCCCGCCTTGGTGTTGCGCTTCGAGGCGCCGAATCAGGTGGAACTGGAACGAATTCGTACCCTTTTCGAGCAGCAGCTCAAGCAGCAGGGGGTGATGTGA